gtaggaagagaacactctaaaataatgataaaaagtaaatacacaaaCCAGTgtcatttattatcaagtattacatACTGTACATAATTGAATGTGCTGTATTTTTCCACAACTGGCAGTGCAGTAGGCTTGTTTATGCCAGCATCACCACAGACACATGAGTAATGCACTGGGCTATGACATTACAACAGCTATAACACCATGAGGCAACAGATTTTCtgctccattataattttatgggaccactATTGTGTATGTCATTATGCAGTACATGACTGTGATCTTCTGCAAAACCAGTCAAATCTAATCATGTCACAGAAATAACTACCACTATCTGTCTTAAAGAAAGTGACTCCTATATGGATGGAGATTAACAAGGGCATAGATTGATTCCatagaatatttcatttaattgattttattataaCTAGATTAGGTCAGAGCCCCAGGAAACAGAAATAGCCTTGTTATAGAGAACCACACATTATAGTTTTAACTGAAGTTCTTTTTCATATAAGACAATTATAAATATCTGAGTACTACAAGAGCTGACTACATACTTTCAAGTTTATATTTCCTGACAAAGGATATGATCTTTTTCCATCCtgtaattcagagaaaaaagaaccaCCTGCCCTATataaactctaaaagaaaactgCATAATCCCAGAAATAGGGGGCAAGGACTGCTCCTCTCGGACCTACTATTAGCAGGtccaacaaaaaatatatatatatatatatatcaccacTTCTATGAAGAAATGCCCTTCTATAAAAGCATGAGATTAAATCAGATATGATTTTACACATTAGGGCTTTTATCTTGATGAGAACCTAATAACAGCGGCagcttctttcttatttattcacaaactgttaaagaggaaaaaacacaGGGCAGATTAATAATGTAACTTAGATCTTCAATATTCTCTTTCCAACTCAAATGCTGGAATATGACACTCTTTTTATAATATTCTGCCCATGAGGGTCTCTCCCTTCTTGTCTGCCTTCAGAGTCCTTTCCAAAAGAAAATTACCGCCTGCATTATACATTATATTTCCAGGTGGAAAAATGAGACACATTAAGTGACTTCTAAAAATAAGAgggactatatttttaaaaacaagacattAATTCAGATTTTCTTGCTTTAATTCTTCTCTATATTACCacagtaaaatatttaacaaagtcCAAGAGATTACTGATATGCAATAATGACCTACAACTTTACATTAATGGAGCTATCAATAATAAACTGATCAGTTAAGTATCTGGAACATGTTCAAATGTAAAGAATGATTCACTATCCTATTTATATTGTCCTGAAATcgtcaaaacatttaaaacacaaagtttgaatattaaataataataactctGAAATACTGCAACATCTTGAAGTACTTTCCAAATGACCAAAAATAGGTAAGATTTTGTTCAGTATAACTTCAGTGAAGAAGTTTTTTGACACAGAAATACGTATATTGTTAAACTGGTAATCCACATAAGATACAAACAAAACTTTCAAGTGTCTAGATTGTTCAGTAAATAAAACTCCACACGGTTTTGTTTTTATAGCCTAGTGACCTTAAAATTCAGTGACACCCTTTTAAGAAATTCTAGTCTATAGAACGACGTGTTCAAATTGTTTGGTCCTATTAATTTCTTTAGCAAAAAACCTCCAATTCCTTTAAGATATTTAATTCCTCGAAATATCACCTTTAAAGGGCCTGACTAATAAATCACAAGTGTAACCCTCCAGTCTCTAGTCTGTGGGTTCTTCATGAGTTTCAGTTCAGTGTAAGCCAGCACACTGATTTCTCCATGAATTTTCCACAGTATTGACTTTAACATTTTCCACAAAGTACCCTGTCATTCTAGGCTTTTTGTAGAACGTGAAGTTAATAATGGCATGTGGTGTTCCTTAGCATGACCTGCCAAAAAGTGATGATCTCCTTGGAAGAAAAGCCATGGGCTGCAATCACACGTCTGAGTTGACAGACATCCAAATGGATTctatatagaaagaaaagatttgtGTCTTCTGGAATATGAATGTTTACTTTTAATAAATTCAAACAGATCCCGACATAAACGTCTTCAAACTTGATGGGTTTTACGTGACCCATCATTTCATAGATCCTTGGCACCAAATCTCTGGACATTATATAACCCAACCCACTGCAGTATGGAGGGAACACCTTAAAAGGATACTCCTGGTATGAAATATGGGTTTTTTGGTAAAATCCTCTATAGGAATAATTATCAATTAGAGGATAACCTGTGAAAAACTTCTCTGAGTGGTTTAGGTTTAAAAGATACTTCACTAAATTGCCAGTATTGATGAAAACATCAGTGTCTGTCTTCATGACGTACTTGGCATTGGGGCAAAACTCAGTTACCCACCTGAATGCCATAATGGTTTTCAAGGTCAGGTTATTATATGTGTCTAGAAAATCTTGTCGGATTATGTCGCCATAAAGAAGGTGTTCATCCTCTAAAGACAATGCCAACACTTTGTCTTCCTTTTCAGCCTCTTGGcctaataagaaaaatgtaagaacTTCATATCCCCACCAGGACTTTTTTTCACCCCAAGTAACTCTAATGGCCTGCCTGGCTTTCACATCTGAGGGGTGGGAGGTCACCAGGATGACCAGAAATGGATTCTGATGAGAGCAGTTTGAATGCTCTCGAAGTGTGAAGCGAAAGTCTTGTCTGTAAATCGGCTCGTACTCATAGAAGTACATCCAGTTCACGCGTTCTATCACATTATAGTGGGGAAGGCTGAGGTACCACATCACGAGGAAACTCAGGAGTGACAGCAGCAGGAGGCTCCATTTGAGAGATCTCAGCGACATCCTACTCGGAAGGACAGTCCAGAGAGCTGGGGCCATCCACAGCAGCTCAGAAGCAGCACGCCAAAGGTTCTGGAAGAGTTATCATAGATTGGGTTAATATTCCACACACAAAGCACATTTTCAAAAGATATCTGACTATCTACTCAAGGAGAAAGAGTAGGAGAACAAAATCTTCAGAGTAGAACAAAAATCCTGACTTGAATCTACCTCATTTAACTATAAGCAAATAGATGCCAATaaccaaaaatgtattttagtttcTTACATCAAGACCAAGGTTGAAACATATCTTTTGATTATTTTGGAGTAGTTATCCTACTCTACATAAATAACTTTACCGTGAAATAAACTATATCCTAGGTGCCTGGAGGGACAGAAAGAGATGGGTAATGGCGGGTTAAAAAGTAAATCtaccataaaaacaaataaaatgtatctcCTCTTTATAactataaaaaagattttaattggGGATATTACTATACTATGTATATACTACACTACACTATActacaccacaccacaccacaccacaccacacacacaccacaccacaccacacacaccgcaCCACACTAATTGTGGATATTACTATGGGGATTCAAGGGGCTATTACTAGTCACATGCCCAAATAAATGAAGGGTCTTTCTTGGCTGCATGTTCTCATATGGATTCTAGCAAATCTGGATAAGAAAAATCCTATAGTGATCATTATTCTATTCTTAGTGACTGCTGATGTAAGGTAGAGATTCTTCACCTGAAAGGCGAGTCCTCCAGACACAAATAGGATAATCTCTCCTGAGTTTACAAACACTAACTATGAAATAACTTTTACTTGCCCAAACACCACTTCTCCCCTCTTTTTACCTCATTGGTTAAACTCAATGCTCAGTCCAGGTTAACAACTGTTTAAATCAAAGGCCTGCCCTTAGTACTGAGTTTTCACATTTCCCATTCCAACTTCTTCAGAAATTGCACACCCAATCAGAATCATGGAAAGGAAACTTCTAGAACACTTGCTTTTACACAGAAGCTCCAGCTGAGACAAGAGGAGGCACAGAGCATTCAGACTGTGGAGTGATAGCAAGGCCTCAGCTCTGTTCCAGAGCTCAAGGCAGAGGGTGGTTTACAATTTGGGATCCCATAGGGCTTTCCTTGCACCATGAGCATAGACTTAGGTCTAAGGGCattcatgtatgtgtgtttacTGGACATCTTCTACTTCCAAAGACCAGGCGCTAAGACCAAAGGAAACAGGAGACAAGAGACAGAAGAAATCCCAAGGCAGTGTGTAAACACGGCACCACAGTACAGTACACACTGTTTACATCTAATGCTAAGGAACTTTAGCATAAGGGACAGATCAACAGCATGAGGAAGGGTGGGCTGAGGAGGCTGCTGGCAGGTGCCCTTTCACCCACAATTACATGGGGGAGGGTTCTCGGGAAGCTGAAATTCACTATGGAGGATGGACATTGTGAAGGCTAGTCTACCAAGGGCTCTACCCTGGGTCTACTTTAGGGTCTTTGGACATACAGCTCTTCTGTCTCTTACTACATATGAAAATAACAGGATGTTAAGGCTCCTTGTCCTCTTCATCTAGTCATCTCTTACCTGCCCTGATTATGTCTTGCCGCAATTATCTTTTCTATATGTAATGCTTTCTGTATTTTAACCCACACAATGCAATGTAATGTTTCAGCAAACTCTCTCCCGTTCAGTTCTATGTCTATGTGACTTGCCTCTCAACTTACATTCTATGACTTGCTGGCAAAGACAATTTTTCTCTCAGGAATCAGAGTGCAAGACACTTTGGAGTGCAATGGACACTGAAGCTTCATATGCTATCTCCATTTGTAAATGGATAAAATACAGATTTGCCCATCCACCTCCTATCCTCTCATATCCTCTTTACTAGCCATACACTGCCAATCCCCTACCCcgcaaaaaaatctgaaattgaaTAGTCTGAGAGCAAGAATTAGGAAAGTAATTAATACTACCTTTATATGTTTTCTCCTCACCTGGCTACTGGGCACTGCATAACCCTGAGGGCACCATTTACAACTTGTACATTTATTACAACAAATGTCTCATTCTAAGAAATCAGCATATTTTAACAGATTTTGGAAAAACCGAAGGTAAGTATTGTAAGGGGTGCCATTTATAACTGCAAATGGATGATGGAGGCTCTACTACTCTTCAACAATGGGAAGAACTTAAGATGGCAAATCTTAGTAAGTTATTTTTTACACATTCTATAAGCCATGGTTTCTAACTGT
This is a stretch of genomic DNA from Saimiri boliviensis isolate mSaiBol1 chromosome 9, mSaiBol1.pri, whole genome shotgun sequence. It encodes these proteins:
- the B3GALNT1 gene encoding UDP-GalNAc:beta-1,3-N-acetylgalactosaminyltransferase 1; protein product: MAPALWTVLPSRMSLRSLKWSLLLLSLLSFLVMWYLSLPHYNVIERVNWMYFYEYEPIYRQDFRFTLREHSNCSHQNPFLVILVTSHPSDVKARQAIRVTWGEKKSWWGYEVLTFFLLGQEAEKEDKVLALSLEDEHLLYGDIIRQDFLDTYNNLTLKTIMAFRWVTEFCPNAKYVMKTDTDVFINTGNLVKYLLNLNHSEKFFTGYPLIDNYSYRGFYQKTHISYQEYPFKVFPPYCSGLGYIMSRDLVPRIYEMMGHVKPIKFEDVYVGICLNLLKVNIHIPEDTNLFFLYRIHLDVCQLRRVIAAHGFSSKEIITFWQVMLRNTTCHY